A stretch of the Stigmatella aurantiaca genome encodes the following:
- a CDS encoding MerR family transcriptional regulator, producing the protein MNIGELSRRSGASARSIRHYEKSGLLVSRRRSNGYRYFDPEAVPRIRHIVRMIGLGFSLEEIVTFSPCMFTAEAKGLCPEALAAHQEKLADIERQLSELEARRARLVETLVQAAPSREPRSKS; encoded by the coding sequence ATGAACATTGGAGAGCTGTCCAGACGGTCCGGAGCGAGCGCGCGGTCGATCCGTCACTATGAGAAGTCGGGGTTGCTCGTGTCGAGGCGCCGGAGCAACGGCTACCGGTACTTCGATCCCGAGGCCGTGCCGCGCATCCGGCACATCGTCCGGATGATTGGCCTGGGCTTCTCGCTGGAGGAGATCGTCACCTTCTCGCCGTGCATGTTCACCGCCGAGGCGAAGGGGCTCTGCCCGGAGGCCCTCGCCGCCCACCAAGAGAAGCTGGCGGACATCGAGCGGCAGCTCTCCGAACTGGAGGCCCGCCGCGCCCGGCTCGTCGAAACCCTCGTACAAGCGGCTCCTTCGCGGGAGCCCCGGAGCAAGTCATGA